The Xanthomonas sontii genomic sequence GCGCCCGGCGGTCATCGACAGGATCGGCATCACCCGCAGCTTGTGCTGCTTGGCGATCTCGTACAGGTATATGTTCGGGGTGCCGTTGACCAGGCCGCTCTGGTCCACGCCGTACCAGGTCGGCACCACCACGTCGATCTTGTCGAGGTGGGCCAGGAACGAATTGGTCGATTTCTGCGTGTTCATCAGATAGAACAGCGCGGTCGGGTTCTTGGCCATGGCCGGCCCGCAGGCCAGGGCGAGGGCGAACAGCAGCCCTGCGAAACGCTTCATCATCGGGAGGAATCCGTTGGCGGAGTGGGGGAGGACAGGTCGATGCGGAACACGTAGGCGTGTTCTCCCACCGGCTTGGCCGGCAGGCGCAGGTGCAGGCCGTCGGCGCGCTGCTCGAACGGCACCGGCTTGCCGTTGGCGAGCAGGGTGACGCCACGCACGCCATCGGCCGGCTTCAGCGAGCGGATCAGCGCCTGGCCGTCGACCGGCCAGCCCAGCTCGATCGCGTACAGCGCGCCGTGGCCGGTGGTGAAGCGGAAATCCTCGGGCGTGTACGGCTTGGTCTTGGTGTCCTGGAAGGTGCCGCCGACCACTTCGGTCGGGCCTTCGCCGTAGCTGCGCCACGGCGTGCTGTCGTAGATCGCCTCGCCGTTGGTCTTGAGCCACTTGCCGATCGACAGCAGGATCGCGCGTTCGGTGTCCGGGATCGAACCGTCGGCGCGCGGGCCGATGTTGAGCATCAGGTTGCCGTTCTTGCTGACCACGTCCACCAGCATGTGGATGATGAAGGTCGGCGTCTTGTAGGTGTCGTTCTCGACATAGCCCCACGAGGCGTTGCTGACCGAGGTGTCGGTCTGCCAGTGCGTGGGATGGATGCCGGTGAGCTGGCCGCGCTCGATATCGAGTGTGCCGGCACCTTCGGGGAAGGCGCCGAGCTTGTAGTTCACCACCACGCCGCCCTTGGCCGCGCCGTGGTTGTAGTAGTACGACAGCATGGTCGGCAGGGTGCCGCGGAAGGTCGGGTGCGCGATCCACCAGTCGAAATAGATCAGGTCCGGGTCGTAGCGGTCGATCAGTTCGGTGGTGCGCGCCAGCCAGTCGTCCAGCCAGGCCTGCGACACCGGGGTCCAGTCGTTGGTGACGTCGGCGTCGTCCTTGCCCGGCAGGCGCACCTGCGCCGGGCCGTACAGGCCGGCGTAGCGCGGGTCGTTGACGTCCGAGTCGAACTGGCGGCCGCCGTCGAAGAACCAGTCGTGCTCGGCGCGGTGCGAGGACAGGCCGAAATGCAGGCCCTGTGCGCGGATCGCCTTGGACAGCTCGCCGAGCACGTCGCGCTTGGGACCCATCTTCACCGCGGTCCAGTCCGACAGCTGCGAGTCGTACATGGCGAAGCCGTCGTGGTGTTCGGCCACCGGCACCACGTAGCGGGCGCCGGCGTCGCGGAACAGGGTGGCCCAGGCCTGCGGATCGAACTTGGGCGCGGTGAACAGCGGGATCAGGTCCTTGTAGCCGAAGCGCGACTGCGGGCCGTAGGTTTCCCGATGGTGCAGGTAGTCCTTGCTGCCCTGCTGGTACATGTTGCGCGAATACCACTCGTTGCCGAAGGCCGGCACCGAGAACACGCCCCAATGGATGAAGATGCCGAACTTGGCGTTGTCGTACCAGGACGGCGAGCGGTACTGCTTGAGCGAGGTCCAGTCGGGTCGGAACGGTCCGCCGCGCGCGCCATCGTTGGCTTCGCGCACCAGCCGCGCGCGTTCGGGCGCGTACTTGGCGGTGGCCTGCAGCCACTGCTGGTCGATCTGTTCCGGACTGAGGGTGGTGGCGGTGGGCGCGGTCGGCGACGGCGCGTCCGCGGCGCTGGCGGGCAGGGCCGTCAGCGCGAGCATGAGGGCCAGCGCGCTGGCCAGGGTCTGGCGTGCGGCTCCGGCGTGGCGGGATCGGTCCGCACGGGGGCGGGTCTCGGTCGTCATGGAACGGCACTCCTTGTTGCAGAAGACGATGCCGGCGCCGCCGCGCCGGACACGAAAAAGCGCGCCACCGTGGAGGGACGGTGGCGCGCCGGTGCTACATCAGAACTTGAAGTTCAGCTGCGCCTGGTAGCCGCGGCCGTTCTTGTACATGCCGATCGGCGCGTACTTGACCTCGTTGTACCAGTAGTACGTCGAGTCGAGCAGGTTGGTCGCGCTGAAGCTCACGCTCATCCAGTCGTTGATCTCGTACGAGGCGGTCAGGTCCAGCTGCTTGTACTCGTCGGTGAACACCTGCGAGTTCAGGCGGCCGACCTGGGTGAAGTACTTGGAGCGGTAGCTGTAGTTCAGGCGCACCATCCACGGACCGTTTTCCCAGTAGGGGATCACGTTGTAGGTGTTCTTCGACAGGTACGGCAGGTTCAGGCCGGTGCTGGCGTCGGCGGTGGCGTAGGTGTAGTTCGCCTGCAGACCGAAGCCGTAGCCGAAGGCCTGCTGGTAGTTCAGCGAGGCGCCCTTGACCTTGGCGTCGGAGGCGTTGATCGGCGAGGTCACCGTGAACAGGCCGCTCACGCCGCTCACCGCATCGGTCAGCTGCTGCTGCGAGGTGGTGGTGACGATGTACGAGCTGATGTCGCGATAGAACAGTTCCGCCGACAGCATGCTGGACGGGGCGAAGTACCACTCGGCGGCCAGATCGTAGTTGGTCGACTCGTAGGGCTTCAGGTCCGGGTTGCCGCCGCTTGCGGTCAGGTTGCCGTTGCTGCTGTTGATGGTGAACGAGCCGGCCAGGTCGCCGTAGCGCGGACGTGCCATCACCTTGGCCACGGAGAAGCGCAGCACCTTGTCGGTATCCAGATCGTAGGCCAGGTTGAAGCTCGGCAGCGGCTTGTAGTACTGCTTGCCCACCTGGGTCTGGTTGTAGGTGGCGCCGCCATCGGCGCTCTGCCAGTACAGCGACTTGTCCTTGGTGTCGACATAACGCACGCCCAGGTTGCCGCGCCACGCGCCGGACTCGAAGTTCAGCTGCGCGTACAGGTCGCTGGTGATTTCCTTGACGTCGAACGAGGAGCCGTAGTCGCGGTTGTACGGACCCTGCGGCTGCCCGCGCAGGTAGCTGATCACCGAGTTGAGGTTGGCGGTCGGCCAGTTGGTCAGGTCGCCGCTGGCGCCCAGGCCGTCGTACAGACCGCTCGGGGTGGTGCCGGGGCTGAAGTCGGTCAGCGAAATCGCATTGGTGGTGTTGATGCGGTTGCCGCGGGCGTCGACGCCGTTGTCGTGGTTGATGTACTTGTAGCCGAGCTGCAGCTTGTTCAGCGGGCCCCAGTCCAGATCGCGGGCGGCGTCGAACTGGAAGTACTTCTCCTTGTCCGTGCTCTTGGCGTAGTAGATGCCGCCGGCCTGCATCGCCGAAGCGGCAGTGGAACCGGGCGCCAGGCCGGCCGGCGAACCGACCAGACCCCAGTTGGCGGCACTGGCGTTGTCGTAGTTGACGTCGGTGTGGCTGCCGTCGTAACCGAAGTTGTAGCCACCGTCCTTCAGCAGGAACTTCATCAGGTATTCGGGGTTCTTGCCGCCGGTGGCCTCGGTGGTACCGACCTGCGAGGTGAACACCCACTTGTCGCCGTAGAAGTCGTGGCGCAGGTTCAGGCTCTTGGTGGTGACGGTGCTTTCGCGGTAGTTGGTGTCCAGCTGCGCATACGGCTGCTTGCCGTTGCCGGCGCCATCGGTGACCGTGGCCTGGGTGACGTAGCCGTTCTGCACGGTCGCGCTGGTGATCTTGTCCTGGTCGCCGCAGCCCGGGCAGACGTAGCGCGATTCGCTGAAGTTGTTGTACTTGCCCTTGATGTAGATGCCGGTCAGGTTGAACTCGTTCTGATCGTTCGGCTTCCACTGCAGCGCGCCCTGCAGGCCGTTGCGCTCGCGGGTCTGCTGGAAGAAGGCGCTGTTGATGCCCACCGGGATCTTGGCGGTCGCGACGTTGCCACCGTCGCCGGAGATGCGCGCGGTCGGCGGGATGCCGGCGCCGGTGTTGTAGCCGAAGAACTCGATGCCGGCGCGCGACAGATCCTGCTTGTCGTGGGTGGCGGAGATCAACGCGCCGAAGGTCTCGTCGTCGTTCTTCCAGCTCCACAGCGCCGAGCCGCGCGGATTGCCTTCTTCCGAACGGTCGTTGTAGTTGTAGCCGATCGAACCGCGGATGGTGTTCTTCGGCAGGTCCAGCGGCTTGCGGGTGTGCACGATCACGGTGCCGCCGATCGAGCCTTCGTCGATGCGGGCTTCCGGGGTCTTGTAGACCTCCATCAGGCCAATGATTTCCGGAGACAGCAGGGTGTAGTTGAAGGTGCGGCCGCTGGTGTCGGTCGGGTTGCCGCCCCAGTCGCCCGAGGCGATGGTCTGGCCATTGAGCAGCACGCGGTTCAGCGCCGGGTCGGTGCCGTTGATGCTGACCTTCTCGCCTTCGCCGAACTGGCGGTCCACGCTGATGCCCGGCAGGTGCGCCAGCGACTCGGCGGCATTGGTGTCCGGGAACTTGCCGATGTCCTCGGCGCTGATCGCATCGACGATGGAGTTGGCCGAGCGCTTCACCGACTGGCTCTTCTCCAGCGAGGCGCGGTAACCGGTGACGGTGATGGCATCCAGCTGCTGGACGTTCTTGGAATCCGCGGTGGCGGAAGCGGGCGCTTCCTGCGCGGCGGCGTTACCGGACAGGTACAGCGCGGCCATGATGCTGAGGGCTAAGGTAGTGGTGCGGCTATTCATTGGCTAAACCTCTGGGTGAGTACTTGGGCATGAGGTGCCAACCGATGTTCCGGCGTG encodes the following:
- a CDS encoding TonB-dependent receptor, translated to MNSRTTTLALSIMAALYLSGNAAAQEAPASATADSKNVQQLDAITVTGYRASLEKSQSVKRSANSIVDAISAEDIGKFPDTNAAESLAHLPGISVDRQFGEGEKVSINGTDPALNRVLLNGQTIASGDWGGNPTDTSGRTFNYTLLSPEIIGLMEVYKTPEARIDEGSIGGTVIVHTRKPLDLPKNTIRGSIGYNYNDRSEEGNPRGSALWSWKNDDETFGALISATHDKQDLSRAGIEFFGYNTGAGIPPTARISGDGGNVATAKIPVGINSAFFQQTRERNGLQGALQWKPNDQNEFNLTGIYIKGKYNNFSESRYVCPGCGDQDKITSATVQNGYVTQATVTDGAGNGKQPYAQLDTNYRESTVTTKSLNLRHDFYGDKWVFTSQVGTTEATGGKNPEYLMKFLLKDGGYNFGYDGSHTDVNYDNASAANWGLVGSPAGLAPGSTAASAMQAGGIYYAKSTDKEKYFQFDAARDLDWGPLNKLQLGYKYINHDNGVDARGNRINTTNAISLTDFSPGTTPSGLYDGLGASGDLTNWPTANLNSVISYLRGQPQGPYNRDYGSSFDVKEITSDLYAQLNFESGAWRGNLGVRYVDTKDKSLYWQSADGGATYNQTQVGKQYYKPLPSFNLAYDLDTDKVLRFSVAKVMARPRYGDLAGSFTINSSNGNLTASGGNPDLKPYESTNYDLAAEWYFAPSSMLSAELFYRDISSYIVTTTSQQQLTDAVSGVSGLFTVTSPINASDAKVKGASLNYQQAFGYGFGLQANYTYATADASTGLNLPYLSKNTYNVIPYWENGPWMVRLNYSYRSKYFTQVGRLNSQVFTDEYKQLDLTASYEINDWMSVSFSATNLLDSTYYWYNEVKYAPIGMYKNGRGYQAQLNFKF
- a CDS encoding alpha-L-fucosidase, which gives rise to MTTETRPRADRSRHAGAARQTLASALALMLALTALPASAADAPSPTAPTATTLSPEQIDQQWLQATAKYAPERARLVREANDGARGGPFRPDWTSLKQYRSPSWYDNAKFGIFIHWGVFSVPAFGNEWYSRNMYQQGSKDYLHHRETYGPQSRFGYKDLIPLFTAPKFDPQAWATLFRDAGARYVVPVAEHHDGFAMYDSQLSDWTAVKMGPKRDVLGELSKAIRAQGLHFGLSSHRAEHDWFFDGGRQFDSDVNDPRYAGLYGPAQVRLPGKDDADVTNDWTPVSQAWLDDWLARTTELIDRYDPDLIYFDWWIAHPTFRGTLPTMLSYYYNHGAAKGGVVVNYKLGAFPEGAGTLDIERGQLTGIHPTHWQTDTSVSNASWGYVENDTYKTPTFIIHMLVDVVSKNGNLMLNIGPRADGSIPDTERAILLSIGKWLKTNGEAIYDSTPWRSYGEGPTEVVGGTFQDTKTKPYTPEDFRFTTGHGALYAIELGWPVDGQALIRSLKPADGVRGVTLLANGKPVPFEQRADGLHLRLPAKPVGEHAYVFRIDLSSPTPPTDSSR